In Gadus chalcogrammus isolate NIFS_2021 chromosome 1, NIFS_Gcha_1.0, whole genome shotgun sequence, one DNA window encodes the following:
- the LOC130380402 gene encoding protein phosphatase 1 regulatory subunit 12B-like, whose translation MQTYLPSSTLPRAFHTPVRDEEAESQRKARSRQARQTRRSTQGVTLTELKEAQRSYGPDCKHAEEDEAAGKTGSPEDQPLAISLTKAVKSQELSPAWSQTDEEGNVESRLEAQAECPAADQSNASPSGLSSLPDTSITNSKSWRVSERWRTDENQNPIHDADQLSADTSLQAPLGYDMDLSESSYTQVKRLML comes from the exons ATGCAGACATACCTCCCCAG CTCGACTCTGCCCAGGGCGTTCCACACCCCAGTCAGGGACGAGGAGGCGGAGTCCCAGAGGAAGGCCCGGTCCCGGCAGGCCAGACAGACCCGCAGGtcaacacag GGTGTGACCCTAACGGAGCTCAAAGAGGCTCAGAGGAGCTACGGCCCCGACTGTAAGCATGCAGAAGAGGATGAGGCCGCGGGGAAGACAGGGTCACCGGAGGACCAGCCGCTCGCCATCAGCCTGACGAAGGCCGTGAAATCCCAGGAGCTTAGTCCAGCCTGGAGCCAAACGGATGAG GAGGGAAACGTTGAGTCCAGACTGGAAGCTCAGGCTGAGTGTCCGGCAGCAGACCAATCCAATGCATCCCCCAGTGGGCTGTCTAGCCTTCCAGACACGAGCATCACCAACAGCAAGTCCTGGAGAG tgagtgaGAGATGGAGGACAGATGAGAATCAGAATCCGATCCACGATGCAGACCAACTATCTGCTGACACGTCACTACAGGCACCACTGGGCTATGACATGGACCTCTCTGAATCGTCCTATACACAGGTAAAAAGGCTGATGCTGTAA
- the zgc:66479 gene encoding cancer/testis antigen family 47 member C1 — protein MTAKHRKPKNQKHEDNFFKNDSPESEGRDGGNTFTLLFILFLMIVIGGAGISWFCFQQSQTITYLTDNFMGMQMKIVKLQASQEEIRQSNKEHSSEGAENRLNALEESYALAQRQVGVAMATAEQLKTSDLPAQVLSLHTEMKARLAEMQQATASAEQLGQLHGALQGKGEELEVVRLQVEGLGALAAQLAQRVESLAGGLGEAHASLDVQAADLRELKELLEGEDPEVDAEVDAEVDAVSETLESELPSSVEEEEIVPESEEQVQEALPEVEEEAAPPTPAPAAEEAVPTAVAVEEPEQEEEAAVAEPEEEAEAAPEAPVEPEAAAAELDGSEVVEEQAATEDSTVQQTEEVVPEEQVEEVAEEEEEAAEEEEAAEEEEAAEEEEAAEEEEAAEEEEATEEVLEEEATEEVQEEVTEEEAVEEEVTEENNIAPEVETEEDIVEEDSVVEEEEPLEVAVEEEKKEAVSEQEAVEVDEVPEVRTVAVEEEAVDQAKEE, from the exons ATGACAGCTAAACATCGAAAGCCGAAAAACCAAAAGCATGAAGATAACTTTTTCAAGAATGATTCTCCGGAGTCGGAGGGTCGAGACGGAGGAAACACTTTCACCCtgttatttattctatttctaATGATCGTAATTGGAGGCGCTGGTATCTCGTGGTTCTGCTTCCAGCAGAGCCAAACGATAACCTATTTGACTGACAATTTCATGGGAATGCAGATGAAAATTGTGAAACTTCAGGCCTCGCAGGAAGAAATTCGACAGTCTAACAAG GAGCACTCATCGGAGGGTGCCGAGAACCGCCTGAATGCCCTGGAGGAGTCGTACGCGCTGGCCCAGAGGCAGGTGGGCGTCGCCATGGCCACGGCGGAGCAGCTGAAGACCTCGGACCTGCCCGCCCAGGTGCTTTCCCTCCACACGGAGATGAAGGCGCGCCTGGCCGAGATGCAGCAGGCCACCGCGTCGGCCGAGCAGCTGGGCCAGCTGCACGGCGCCCTGCAGGGCAAGggcgaggagctggaggtggtgcgGCTCCAGGTGGAGGGCCTGGGGGCGCTCGCCGCCCAGCTGGCCCAGAGAGTGGAGAGCTTGGCGGGGGGACTGGGCGAGGCGCACGCCTCCCTGGACGTGCAGGCCGCCGACCTCCGGGAGCTGAAGGAGCTGTTGGAGGGAGAGGATCCGGAGGTCGATGCGGAGGTCGATGCGGAGGTCGATGCCGTCAG TGAGACGCTTGAGTCGGAGCTTCCGAGCAGTGTCGAGGAGGAAGAAATCGTG CCGGAGAGTGAGGAGCAGGTACAGGAGGCCCTCCccgaggtggaagaggaggcagcaccaccaacaccagcaccagcGGCAGAGGAGGCGGTGCCCACAGCTGTAGCTGTAGAAGAAccagaacaggaggaggaggctgctgtAGCAGAGCctgaggaggaggcagaagcAGCACCCGAGGCCCCGGTGGAGCCAGAGGCCGCTGCGGCGGAGCTGGATGGTAGCGAGGTCGTGGAGGAGCAGGCAGCGACCGAAGACTCGACCGTCCAACAAACGGAGGAGGTTGTCCcagaggagcaggtagaggaggttgctgaagaagaagaggaggctgctgaggaagaggaggctgctgaggaagaggaggctgcagaggaagaggaggctgcagaggaagaggaggctgcagaggaagaggaggctacAGAGGAGGTCCTGGAAGAGGAGGCAACAGAGGAGGTTCAGGAGGAGGTGACTGAGGAAGAGGCAGTTGAAGAGGAGGTGACTGAGGAAAACAATATTGCTCCCGAGGTGGAGACTGAAGAAGATATTGTTGAGGAGGACTCTgtagttgaggaggaggagcctcttGAAGTAgccgtggaggaggagaagaaggaggcggTATCTGAGCAGGAAGCAGTAGAAGTGGACGAGGTGCCAGAAGTGCGTACTGTTGCAGTGGAAGAAGAAGCTGTGGATCAAGCCAAGGAGGAGT AG